From the genome of uncultured Bacteroides sp.:
ATGGTAGCATTGTTACTTCTCAAGAAAGTCTTTGATAACTGAGCATTCCAGAGTATCTCATTCTTTTTATAGCTGCCACTATATCCATTTCTGATATTATAATTCATATCAGATGATAGATAAATACTCCATGGAAGGTTTATATTTGTACTACTACCTACTGTGTAATCAAATGTTTCCCGATTACTATTTACCTGCAAACTATTTTTGGCTAAAGAGTATCTGATTGAACCATTCAAAGTGAAATCTAAAAGATCACATCTAAAGTTTCCAGTCAAACGCTGTGAAAGATTCATATTATGTGTTGTACTTTTTTGTGCTTCAGCAGCAGAGTTTGCAGAAATACTGGTATAACTTACAGCATCACTGAAAGAAGCATTTGAAAAAGTACTGATCGTAAATTTCTTATTTTTTAGAGGAGTATTGTAGTTTAAGAATCCATTGGCGCTCCAGTTACCATTTACATTAACCAAATCGGTAATCTTACCACCTGTATTCTGATTATACCTCATTTTACTAGCTACACTGTTTAAAGTATTGCTAAAGTTTAAATGAGCCATAACACTGCTTTGACTTTCCTTCATATAGTTATTAAAGAACAGCATTAAACGGTTACTGTAAGAAGGTTTTAGATTTGGATTACCATACTTGATATTCAACGTATCTGTCTTATCAATAACAGCTTGCAGATTGTTTATATCCGGAGCAGTACTGCTTCCTCTATACATAAATCTCAATTGTTTTTGCTTTGAGAAACGGTAATGCATATCAAATGTTGGTGAAAAGTTTAGCACGCTTTGAGAAATGTCTTTTCCCTTATTTGGACCGACAGTAGTTTTACTTTTTGAAGATTGAGGTTCCAGACTAATACCAATATTGTACATATATTTAGTGCGGATTGTTCTCATAGAAAGTTCAAACTGATTTGTAGCATAACGGTTACTCAAACAGTTACTTAATGAGTCTACATAATCGCTGTTATAAATCTTATCCTGATAACCGATTGTAGGTCCATAATTTTCCGAAGCGGCATAAGAGTACTTATCAGAAGCAGAATATTTATTCTGATAACTATATCTCAACTGAAGAAAACGTTTATCAAATATTGGTTCAATATAGATTGCCTGTAAGCGATAGTTAAATCCTTTACCTGTATTATCAATAAATTGATCTTTAAGATCAGTTTTGTCCAGAATATTAAAATATGTATTGGCATATGAGTACTTATCAGAAGTATTATTATTATATCCGTACTCAGCACGAAAAGTAACACTTCTACCTTTATTATTAAGTTTTCTGTTGATCTGTAAGTTTCCACTCATAGAAACATTATCGGAAAAGCTATTTGAAGTAGAGACTCTAGTGTTTAATAACTCATGATTATTATTTGAAGCAGTAGAACTACCGTCGCTTAGACTATTAGTCTTTGAATAAGTTACATTAGGACGGAATATAATATTAGTAAGAGTATCTGGCCTCCATTCCAAACGGAAGTTTCCATTTACATCATCTCTGAAACGTCTTGATGAATTGTTACTGGTTCCAAATGAAGAACTATTTCCAAGAAATGTTTCTGAAGTACTTTTCATTTTAGCATCAGCATCCGATCTACCATACTTTACATTACCACCAAGTTCTAATTTATCATTTTCTTTTGCAAAGTTTAAACCGATAGACTTTGTTGCATTAATACCCGATCCGGCATTTCCGCTCATTCCTTGTCCGGCATCTCCAAATTCAGAGAATCCCTGATTATTGGTATTGTTAGCAGATCCAATTACTGTAACCTGTGAATTATCTTTAAACTGGCTAGCCATTAATCCGGCTTCATATCTATTTTGACTGCCCGTACCAGTGATAACATTTCCAATCCATCCTTTCTTCATTCCTTTCTTTACAGTAAGGTCAAGAACAGTTTCTTCATCTCCATCATCAATTCCAGTTATTCGGGCTAAGTCAGACTTCTTATCATACGCTTTAACGTTCTCAACCATATTAACAGGCAGATTTTTCATTGCAACTTTAGGGTCATCACTAAAGAATTCTTTTCCATCCACCATTATCTTCTTTACTTCCTTACCGTTAATGGTTACTTTTCCCTCAGAACTAACCTCTGCTCCCGGAAGCTTCTTAACCAGCTCTTCAAGCATTGCACCTTCCTGAGTACGGTAAGCAGACGCATTATAAACCATTGTATCTTCAACAACTGTTACGGGTGGAGCCTCAGCAGTTACAACTGTTCCTTTCAGCATAACAGCATCCGGTTTCAGCAAAATCTCACCTAAATTAGCAGAAGGTTTTGCCGACGAAATCTGAAATGGTTTTGCAACGGTAGCATAACCTATAAATGACACCTTTATTACATAGCGTCCTTTTTTAAGACTTGAAATGGAAAATGAGCCGTCTTTTTTGCTTGATACTCCGGTTACAAAAGTGCTGTCTGGCAAAGAAAGCACACGAATAGCCGCTTGCTCAACCGGCGTTTTTGTCGTGTTGTCGAGAAGCTTTCCCGAAATCAAAGCACGGTCAGACTGTGCCTCTAAGGAAAGAGTGCTGAATAAGCACAAAATCAATAATGTCAATTTGTGTTTCATGAATAATTCTATAATTATATCTACAATATAAAAGAATGTTTGTATTCTTATGACATTGAAAACCAAAAAAGGTTTAATGACTGGAATTATAGAATTTGCCTTAAATAACTAAATTGTTTTGCTTTTCGACCTTTTTAGCGTAAGTTTGCAACCGAAAACATAAAAGTTCAATCAAATTAACTCCTAGGGATATGAACAAACAAGAGGTAATTATTTGCGATGAATTAGAAAAAGATCTGCTAGGTGCAATGAACAGCAAGTCATATGATAAGCTTTTTATTCTGACAGACGAAAACACAGAACTTCACTGCTTGCCGGCTATTAATAAACTATTGCATAACAATAATGCAATCTCTGTAACAATACCTGCAGGAGATTTGAATAAAAATATGGATACATTGGCTCATGTATGGACACAGCTGAGCCAGAAAGGTGCAACCCGTCACTCACTTCTTATTAATTTAGGTGGAGGAATGACTACCGATTTGGGTGGTTTTGCTGCTGCAACCTTTAAAAGAGGTATCAGATATATCAATATTCCTACTACTCTTTTATCAATGGTCGATGCTTCTGTTGGAGGAAAAACCGGTATTAATTTCAATGGATTAAAAAACGAGATCGGTGCATTTGCTCCTGCAAGTAGTGTGTTGATTGAAACAGAGTTCTTAAAAACTCTTGATAAAGAGAATTTCTTTTCGGGTTATGCCGAAATGCTGAAACATGGGCTTATAAGTAATACAGAACATTGGGCAGAGCTACTCAACTTTCAAACTGACAACCTTGATTACACAAGGTTGAAAGAGCTGGTGGGTAAATCTGTGCAAATAAAAGAAGATATTGTTGAACAAGATCCATACGAACAAGGCATCCGTAAAGCACTTAATTTGGGACACACAGTTGGTCATGCTTTCGAAAGTCTTTCATTTGAAGAAGATCGTCCGGTTCTGCATGGTTACGCTGTAGCATGGGGAATTGTTTGCGAGCTTTACCTTTCATCCGTAAAAACAGGTTTTCCTACAGACAAATTAAGGCAAACCGTTCAGTTTATCAAAGAGAATTATGGTTGTTTCAGCATTGACTGCAAGATATACGACAAATTATATGCATACATGCTTCACGATAAGAAGAATACAGCAGGTATTATCAATTTCACTCTACTAAAAGATGTAGGAGAAATATGCATCAATCAATCTGCTGATAAAGATGAGATATTCGAAATGTTCGATTTTTATCGCGAGTGTATGGGGCTTTAAAATTAAGATAAGAAGGGATTCCTTGATAAAAAACCCCTTAATTATTTGGGGAGATTTAAAAGTATTTGTAAATTCGCATCCGATTTCGGGGTGTAGCTCAGCCCGGTTTAGAGTACGCGTCTGGGGGGCGTGTGGTCGGAAGTTCGAATCTTCTCACCCCGACTGAGTAGAAAGGCTAATAATCTATACGATTATAAGCCTTTTTTATTTGAGCAATTC
Proteins encoded in this window:
- the aroB gene encoding 3-dehydroquinate synthase: MNKQEVIICDELEKDLLGAMNSKSYDKLFILTDENTELHCLPAINKLLHNNNAISVTIPAGDLNKNMDTLAHVWTQLSQKGATRHSLLINLGGGMTTDLGGFAAATFKRGIRYINIPTTLLSMVDASVGGKTGINFNGLKNEIGAFAPASSVLIETEFLKTLDKENFFSGYAEMLKHGLISNTEHWAELLNFQTDNLDYTRLKELVGKSVQIKEDIVEQDPYEQGIRKALNLGHTVGHAFESLSFEEDRPVLHGYAVAWGIVCELYLSSVKTGFPTDKLRQTVQFIKENYGCFSIDCKIYDKLYAYMLHDKKNTAGIINFTLLKDVGEICINQSADKDEIFEMFDFYRECMGL
- a CDS encoding TonB-dependent receptor — protein: MKHKLTLLILCLFSTLSLEAQSDRALISGKLLDNTTKTPVEQAAIRVLSLPDSTFVTGVSSKKDGSFSISSLKKGRYVIKVSFIGYATVAKPFQISSAKPSANLGEILLKPDAVMLKGTVVTAEAPPVTVVEDTMVYNASAYRTQEGAMLEELVKKLPGAEVSSEGKVTINGKEVKKIMVDGKEFFSDDPKVAMKNLPVNMVENVKAYDKKSDLARITGIDDGDEETVLDLTVKKGMKKGWIGNVITGTGSQNRYEAGLMASQFKDNSQVTVIGSANNTNNQGFSEFGDAGQGMSGNAGSGINATKSIGLNFAKENDKLELGGNVKYGRSDADAKMKSTSETFLGNSSSFGTSNNSSRRFRDDVNGNFRLEWRPDTLTNIIFRPNVTYSKTNSLSDGSSTASNNNHELLNTRVSTSNSFSDNVSMSGNLQINRKLNNKGRSVTFRAEYGYNNNTSDKYSYANTYFNILDKTDLKDQFIDNTGKGFNYRLQAIYIEPIFDKRFLQLRYSYQNKYSASDKYSYAASENYGPTIGYQDKIYNSDYVDSLSNCLSNRYATNQFELSMRTIRTKYMYNIGISLEPQSSKSKTTVGPNKGKDISQSVLNFSPTFDMHYRFSKQKQLRFMYRGSSTAPDINNLQAVIDKTDTLNIKYGNPNLKPSYSNRLMLFFNNYMKESQSSVMAHLNFSNTLNSVASKMRYNQNTGGKITDLVNVNGNWSANGFLNYNTPLKNKKFTISTFSNASFSDAVSYTSISANSAAEAQKSTTHNMNLSQRLTGNFRCDLLDFTLNGSIRYSLAKNSLQVNSNRETFDYTVGSSTNINLPWSIYLSSDMNYNIRNGYSGSYKKNEILWNAQLSKTFLRSNNATIRFKIYDILHQQSNLSRTISETLMQDTEYNTLGSYFMVHFVYRFNTLGKNAPSRRGFDRRGPYDGPRERNQGGDRPPMGGGGFGGPGGGPGMM